A region of the Parambassis ranga chromosome 24, fParRan2.1, whole genome shotgun sequence genome:
TAAACAATAAACCATAACATAAACAGTTGCCAAGTGAGAGAATCTAATCTAACCTTATCTACAGGCTTCAAAACATTTATTGGCTCTCCTTGCATAAATGACATAATTACACATGAACAATAAAATTTTAAAGTCTGTATGTTATCAACAAGATAACAGCTCATCAGAGTCCTGAGGTTTCCCTTTACTGTCAATATTGTAATTATGGCAGCTTTTAAAATGGGATTTGTTCATGAGGTTTTTTTCTAAAACTAATCTACCTCCAAAgccaagaggaaaaaaacacacattggaATTTATAACTGGTCTGACAGCTCTGCTCACAGGAATTTGTCCACCCATAGATACATATCAAAGAGTGACGGGTAAACCACGTTTGCAGTTTAAAAGAAGAATTTCAACAACCCTGTGAGGTACATATGGAGCTGTATATGATAACAGAAATCCAAGACAAGGTCCTAGATGGCATTTCTCATAGTTACCATTTATATCTAACTCAGTGAGGTCTGTGTCGTCCAAGTGGATCTCCttttcatttaaatttaaatttcatttaaatTTCAGTGACAGAATATTTATTTGATATTAATTATTTTATCTACTTACCAGAACAGAATGCATCCCCATGTAGACTCTGCTAACACAAACCAGGAGGCTCCAGCTGAGAGCCACAGAAAAACCGAAGAGGAAAGGGTACTATGGAAGAGAACATATAGGGCAGAGCATTGAAAAGTTAACAtattaggaagaaaaaacagacatcaGATCACTGCTTTAGGGAACAGAGAATGCTTTCAGTGGCCCTTTGTGCACTTGTTCAAAGATCCTGCTGACTATGATCATAAGGGAACTGCAGTAGTAATGGAAATATGTTTGAAGTATGTTAAGTCGACTGGACTATTTACTGGCAGATGAGATGACGGCTTTCGAAAATGTTGTCCATAGTGGGAGCAGAACACAgatatttgtctgtctgtccttgaAAGAATTCATGCAAAGGTCACTGGGTGAAAATAAGTCTAAAAGTCTGCAGATGGGCTCGCAGCACTGTCAGCCTGTACTTTGGCACAGCAATGCATCAAGCTAAATGATAACATCAGCGTGCTCACAATGGTGACACTGTTTTGCAGGTATGTTTTCTATGATTGCCATCTTCACTTGTTTTGAGTAGAAGAACACTCATGGAAAGAAACTTGAGGAgaacatttgtgtattttatataaATCCATCCCAGGGCTGTTGAAATATTAACCCAAAAACGACACACAAAACGACTGGCCGACATCCTTGGAACCTCTGGCATTGTTAATAAGATAATGTAGCCTTAGCACCATTTAGATAACTCACTGACATGTTTATTACCCACATGCATCTTATCTTTTCTAACATTTTGTACCCTGTTTCTGCCTTCAAAGTCATGATGCTGCAAAGATCTGGGTGACACCAACAAAGTTCAGGCAGTTCAGACAGCTGCCTGTATTCAGGTCAAAGCTGGAGTGCAGGTAAACAATAACTAAAAAACTCTATTCAAGGAGCTGACTTTATAATTCCCAGGAGTGACCTCTTGTGTTTCTTTGCTTTTTATCAAGATTCTATCAGTGCAGAAACTGTTGCTCTGAAATATCAGAATACCTTTAAAGCAGTTTAACACACAGTGTCGCCATAACAATATattctgaagatgttttttcCACTGTAGGGACTTGGGACAGAAAGGTACTTTGTTTCCCCCCTTAAAAAAACAGGACTAAAAGAGTCCTACATGGCAACATTCCAGCAATGGGAGTATGCACAAAGGTGCAGGCAGcccaaaaaaaacagcctgttaGTTCCTGCACCGTTTAATTAAAACATACTAATGTGTGATGCAGATACCAGATCTGCCCTTAGTGACCTCTCTCGCCCATTCACTCCCATCTTGCcccagaaaaacaggaaaacttCCAAACTCTCCATTGTCTGAAGTCTCGATCGCTacttccttctctttctctcagacAAAGTGAAACAGTGagtctttgtttatttaaataagcTGCCTCTTAGcatttctgacacacacacacacaatatttgtTGTCTTGTAAGACACCACAAAGCATTAGCTTCAACATTTATTATTTCTGCTCTAGCTGTTTATTTGGCTACCGGGGATTAAGTAGGACCAGCTGACCCTCCATGACACTGAGACACCCTGGAAGTAAAATATTGCCAGGCACAGGTTAAACACTGCGTATCACCTCAAAGACAGATAACACCCTAGGGGAACTTAACGCACCTTCTCCTTGCacaatatgtgtgtgcacagtgtaTCAGGGTCGTATCAGAAATAATAATGTGTGCAGTGAGTGTGGGTTTGAAGAGTATTCTCAGGAAATGTATAAATAGTGTTGTTAGACTATATAATGTGTGTTCTCAAACACAGTGCACATCTATCTGATTTACCtcctcattgtttccaccttTGTGTAACAAACGTGCTCACCTGCCACCTTCCGTAGGTCAGCATGAAGAGACAGAAAGGTATGGCTGTCCCTGTCATGGCGTGTGTGGACGGCATACTGTACTCCGAGTTGTAGAAgacctccaccttcaccacgGGAGGGGAGGCAGGTCGGGACCAGCGGACCATGTCCTTAGTAGACTGTCCCACGAACAGGTTCCAGGCCCAGACCACAATGAGACTCCGACTGACCAGCGCGTCGATGTTCCAGAAGACGAAGGgaaagaagatgatgaagaacaTCTCGTTGCCCAGCTCAGTCCCAAACGTGAACAGATAAAAGAGAAACTTGTTGTGGATGAGGAACTCCTGGCCCACATCTCCGGTCAGGGAGTTCCTCCGCAGGGGTTTTGCCCTGGCGGCAGCGGCAGCTGCTTCTGATGCATCATCAGGCCCCACTGTACCGTCGTCCTGCATCCCGTTTACCTGCGGTACAGCAGCATCTCTCGCTGCCCCGTTCCTAACAGAAAAATCTGAGCCCTCTCCCATTTGCTGGGCTCTCTTCCTCAGCCCGGAACAGTCCGGTTCCGACTCTCTACTTTCCTGCTTAGTCGATCTATCCGTGAATGTCCCTTTAACGCCGCAGAATTGTTGAAACCTCGCAACATGACAGGGATCCTGGAGATATTTACATGTGTCTACAAATGTCTTTAAAAAGGAGTTCGCCATGACTTAAATGAAGGTGAACTAGTTTAAAACACAAACCGCTTTACTGTCGTAATGAAAAAAGAGTTCATAATAAGAGGAAGCTAAGCAGAAGTGCAGCTCGGCGGCCGTTGCATTcctcttaataaaaaaaacacaggttttAACAAGCAGCGCGGAGTAGCGACACTTCACTACTACCTGATATCTGCATCAAAACACCGACCTTACACAGCGGCGTGGAAGTTCTGGTGGGCAGCATCCAAAGTCCGGTACAGTTAACCATTACTTCACGGTATAGAACCCTAATTCATACAACCACCAACTAACTGCGTCAGGCCGTTATTACCGCTTTtgccattcttcttcttcttcttcttcttcttctttagtttcacttcttcttctgaCCCAATGTTGCCCGTCTACGTACAAACACCACCCCTGCTGGACATATGAGGAATTCCTTGTTATTAAAACTATCCCTATAGACCAGTGCTTTAAGACAATGACACCAAATAAAACACGCCATTACAAATAAAGGTCCCGGATTCAAAATGTTGCCccattattaaaaaagaaaaaaaaactaaaatatgcaattacattaacattttatagatttttaaattgctttttagaccaaataataatgtgtaataaagatgtaacaataataatgtgtaataaaTATGCAATATTTATAACACACTGAAACTCTCATAGGAGGCtgacataaataataaattgttattatttatatatttatttatttacttttttcccTGAAGGCTGGTGAAActgaaatattttaatatttttttgcaATTTCCAAGAAGCAGGTGAATTTGATATTGACACACAAGCAgacttttgcatttttaaaaaaagcctaTACACATTAAGAATACAATTAATCCAGTTTACCAATTAAacatatttcacatttaaagattaaaaataaataaatctaagCTCATGCAGAGTAAAGCAGACATTAGTCCATGTGCCCGTGAAGCTGGAGGCAGTTTTATTAGACTGCTGTTGGAatacctttcaaaataaaagatacATAAAAGTTGGGTATTATTTCTTCAAAACATATCTGCAGACTTTTCTCTACTAAGTGGGTGAAAGTCTATCCACGTTGtctttgaaatgtctgttttaaCAGGTAAACACTCAGTTTATTCAGCTTACAGCACTGTTCCAGCCATAAACTATCATTACTGTACAGGTTTGATTTTTAAATGACAGTTTTTGGCACAATATTTACCTTTTTAGTATCCTGACAATTATCTATCAGGAGGAATCAGACagggaggcttttattttgaaaacctcGGTCCGGGCAGACCGTCATTGCGGTGCTGCTCCACGCTGCTGCCGGGCAGAGCGCGGAGCAGAGAGGGGTAGTTAACAGCAGCGCGGCCGCCTCTCTACACCGAGTCTCCGTTCATAATGCATGGGGGCAAGAGGGGGCTGGTGGCTCCGCAGAACACCTTTCTGGAAAACATTGTTCGGCGCTCCAGCGGtgagtttttatttaaaaatggaaACTACAATTAGGCTAAGTGATATTGATTAGTGCCAATTATGTTAGCGCACAGGATGGGATGCTTAAGTAAGACATagtattctgcttttttttaatgtaatttaacgGAAACCAGACTCAGGAAACACTTTGTGATGAATGATTCGCTCACTGATGAATTATGTAATAACTTTCATTTCCACATTTTCTGTGTTGATCAACTAAAATCTGATGTGATATAGGTGAGAATGAAGACTAATAATTTAGTAcctttaaaataatgtaaagaTTTTTATAGTCTGACAGAATAGATAGGCCTAATGTATTTACCCATTGTTTAAATGACCATTCTTATCAAAGGTTTTATTATATGATTTGTACTTATAGTTAATAATTCTCCTCTAATATTTCTCAGCCGGTGTATAATGTAATTCTAAAGTTGCTCTAGCAGTTTGTATTATAACAACATGTTAAGCAAAACAACATGGATCTAATGTAAAGCTGATGTTCACCTCTAGGGCAATGAGATTTGTGATGATAATCTAAAATTCACTTGTCATTGTCTGAAAGCCTGCAGAGTGGATACATGCTTTCTAAACTTACTGGAGCTTTAAGTTCCAGATGACATGTTTTTAACTGGTATGTGTGGTTTAATTTGGTGAAAATGTCCTCACTATTTTCTCTAGAGATCACCTTCAGACTGAGGAACTCTTCATCCATATTTCATTTGCATTAAGGGTGCAACATAAGCAGTTTATCAGCAACTATTTCTGCCCAGTGACTCGTCCGATTACCCTGTGTACCCCTGCTTTAAACATCGATGCTTCTTATTTCCATGATATGTGGTAATTAAATTAATGTTAGCTTTGGGAGAGATGAAGAGTTATTTAAATAACTGCAGTGAATATAAGAAAAACTGATTTATGTTTTCTCTAATTCACTGTGGTCAGCAGGAGACTGTGAATAAAAACTGAGCAGAAGTTTTAAGGGGAAACAAAATCCCAAAAGTTAAGGGACAGCTGCAGTTCTCCTCCTGACTGTGTTTATTCTCCTGCTCTGTTTTGTCTCAGAAACCAGTTTCCTGTTGGGGAACGCACAGATCGTGGAGTGGCCGGTCGTATACAGCAATGATGGATTCTGCAAGCTGTCGGGATACCACAGAGCTGAAGTCATGCACAGAAGCAGCACATGCAAGTAAGACAGTGGTGGTTAACTAAAGACATGAATGTGAAGCCATGGCAGATCTTTTGCTCACATTAATATGAAAACAACGTAGAATCTCCATAacctgcagttccacaaatgaccacttgaggctcaAAACAGGTcaaaaccaagcggcaaccttcggggctcaaacctgaagcccatgcggaagtgtcaacacttgtaattcacgctgcaactgctggcggctggctccagaagtgagtcatttcccatagactcccatgttaaaatggccgacttcacagcagaaatgaacatgtttacagcctggtacaaaaaaccactctggtctcagatgataggttctcttctggtgtcaattgtacaggggggtgaatttttttacaacccaatTATGGGCGTtaccgcttgagtgacagacagttgacgtatcacagtgtgagtttcctgcttccacgatcgcccgctcccctaaaccctgctcgtgctccccctctttgtccatatttgagagttttgccggaagtgacgctgccaacatggcggtggtcatcacgtcccgaaacctcccaccgagcctcaaaacggctcttcagaaacaaacgggtgatgtcacggaagctctgtccatagtttttactgtcaatggtcaaaACCCATAGACTGctaaaaaaatcagttttagtCACTGAATAGTAAAAAGGATAATAAACATGCGTTAGGAACGATGACATGTGGGGCCGTAGCGTCATCTGCTCTTCCTCTAACTATCTGCTCAACCCCTAACCACTAGAGGTCACTAATTCCTACACACTGGACCTTTAAGGTTAGATATCAAAAATATTaaattgaatttttaaaaaaacagacccCTGATTGAATTATATATCATGGACATTTAAGATGTACCCTTCCCTTTTTCTGTTGCAGTTTCATGTACGGTGATCTGACTGACAAGAAAACTATagacaacatcagaaaaacCTTTAACAACTATGATTCCAATTTCTATGAGGTACTTCTCTACACAAAGAACAGTAAGTATCTACAACAAACATCTAATTCATTGGTAAAAATACCATTACATAACTATACTCTTATTATGACTGTGTCCATCAGGAAAACCGATATGGCTCTACATGCAGGTTGCCCCAATCAGAAATGAAAATGACAAGGTGGTGCTTTTCCTCTGCACCTTCAGAGACATCACACTTTTCAAACAGCCGATTGAAGACGAATCAACGAGAGGTGAGAGAACTCAGGATGATTTTACACTGAAAACATCCAGCCATCAGAATGAAAGACCCAAAAGTCCTGGGTGCACACCAAGTGGCTGTGACTTAACGTACAACTGTCCAGGTGTTGTGTGTTCAGGTCAGTGAACACTGGTCTCTGTGGGTCTAACATGGTGCCATGTCCCTGGGGATTAAGCGTGCCACTGAGACTATTACATACATCAAGCAGACCAAAAGGACAGTCCGTCCACAAGGAGGAAGAAGCTGTATGAAAACAGTAAAGACTAAAACATCAtcaggtttttattttgaagtccaAGTGTATTGTGTTACTAATAGTATAAAGGTCCATTCTGTAGTGGCCCCACAGCTGTGAAAATTCTGAAAGTTTGAAAGATACAGTATACCACACTAAACTGAAGTTTTACCCGGGACAAAGATGTCCTATCTGCAAAAAGCTTCTCttccattttcttggctacaaGTGAACAGCATGCACTGTATTCATACAACCACATGGGGGCGTCAGATATGTAAACCcctgttgttgatgaagattctcaatTATCCTGGTCATATTTGtaaaggcatctggacttgtagagtgcACCTCTGTTATGGCAGTTCTCATTGCAATTTCAACATCTGAAACAACAAGTACAACATCTGAAAGATAGAGGGAGCTCAGTAGTCGTAGAAAACTAATGATATTTTTAAATCCACTTCATCAtcatgaacttatcaatcaccctcTTTGATTACTTGGTCTACTGCCCCCtgaaaatgacaataaaaatggctgccatgttgtGCTTCATAGTTGTCTTTGCTTCTGTCAGGATGGACAAAATTCGCCAGGCTGACACGAGCGCTGACCAACAATCGCAACCTGGTGCAGCAGTTAGCACCACTGAATAAGACGGAGGTCACCCACAAACCCTCCAGACTGGCTGAGGTGAGCAGGTCTGAGTGAAGAGGTCGTTTTTTTAGGGTATCGACTTCAAAATCTATGAAGTGGCTTCAAGATataaatgtttctgttgttcCCTCTAAATAAAAGGCTCTCCAGCTGGGATCAGACATCCTCCCTCAGTACAAACAGGAGGCCCCCAAGACCCCTCCACACATCATTCTCCACTATTGCACCTTCAAGACCACATGGGACTgggtcatcctcatcctcaccttcTACACTGCCATCATGGTGCCCTATAACGTTTCCTTCAAGaccaaacaaaacaacctgGCATGGCTGGTGCTGGACAGTGTGGTGGATGTCATCTTTCTGATCGACATCGTGCTCAACTTCCACACCACCTTTGTGGGTCCGGCCGGAGAGGTCATATCAGACGCCAGGCTGATTCGGATGAATTACCTGAAGACGTGGTTTGTCATCGACCTGCTGTCCTGTCTGCCCTACGACATCATCAATGCCTTTGAGAATGTAGATGAGGTGAGTAAAGTTTGGTTGTTTGAACTGTTGAGGTTCATTTGTGACAGATTTCTTCTAAACATCGAAATGTTTCTGCTTTACGGTTTTTCATGAAGGACGTCCTTTCTCATGTGTCATCAATGGGTCATCTTCGTGACTCTTCAAATTTCCACAGGAATACCACACGGAATACCACAGAAGATTCTGTTCTTCCAGTGAGTAAATCCAGGTCACTGTTGGATGTATTGTGAACCAGTCCATGTGAAACCTTGCACAGCGGTAGCtaaaaaatggtggagaagcttgttgctaaTGAGATAATCTGGACTTTGCTTCTATACCTGCAGGGTATCAGCAGCCTCTTCAGCTCATTAAAGGTTATCCGCCTGCTCCGTTTGGGCCGTGTGGCACGCAAGTTGGACCACTACCTAGAGTATGGAGCAGCGGTCCTGGTCCTGCTGGTGTGCGTCTTTGGCCTGGTGGCCCACTGGCTTGCCTGCATCTGGTACAGCATCGGAGACTACGAAGTCATCGATGAGGCCACCAACACGATCAAGACAGACAGCTGGCTCTACCAGCTGGCTATGAGTATTGGTACTCCTTACCGCTACAATACCAGCGGAACAGGCCAATGGGAAGGTggtcccaacaaagacacgctCTACATTTCCTCTCTCTACTTCACCATGACGAGTCTCACCACCATCGGATTTGGCAACATTGCTCCTACGACGGATGGCGAGAAGATATTCTCTGTGGCCATGATGATGGTGGGCTGTAAGTACTCAATCCTCTTTCGGCCATATTTTCAAAGGTTGCAGTCAATAAGGTCACACAGAGCCACAGGACACAGTCCATCTCTGGCACTGCCTACTGGGACTGCACAGAGGGCAGTAAAGACATGAACAGTGCAATGATGGTTGGGTCACAAAACATTGTCATTAGTAATAACAAAATTACTGTAAATATACAGCTTTCAGTCAGTGAAGTAGTATAGTATCACTCATTCATTATTTAGCTTTGGCTAGGCTAACCTGGGTTATATCTGCCAGTTTGTCGGTGTCAGTTACGAATAGCTGCAGGTGGGGAGTGAGGTTTTGTAGCAACATCATTCATGACACAACAGATCCGTACCAACACAAAACATTTACTCATTGCTCtacacaccaaaaaaaagatgctgtttTCATCTCATTCATGCTTTCATCCATTCATAATGCACCAGCAGAACCTTGCAGGAGATGAAACAGTGTGAATGCACTTACATGCTCTGAACATAGATGGATTCTACATAGACTGATTTGACTGGTTTGTAGTGTGGTTTAACTTAAATATAAAATCATGCTGTATATAGGCTACAGTATGTGTGGTAGTATTAATGTAGTCCACAGTCATCTAATCTTATTTGCTTGTGACTAACATCCTTGTTTATGTGATTTTGCTCCATCTAAAAGCCACAACACACCACATTTATaactattttatatatattttatattcaaaGGAGCTTTCACATTACAATAGGAAGTAAAATCAGTCTATTATAATGCTAAGTAATCAACTGACGATATTTGTTCCTCTCCATTCATGGTCGTGTAATTCACATTTTAGCTGCAGCCTCAGTGTTTGAACCACAGTGGAGAGGACTGAGCTCTGTCCATAATAAAAAGTGACATGTTCAGCGCCCATCACAGcctgctgtgtgagtgtctgtctgaAGGTTGGCCATCACATCACAGGAGCAACGTCTATGTGTTAATTTGTGCCTCTTTTCAACTTTTAATAATGCGTTTAAAGCATTCCTCTGTCCTGCTCTGATCTGACATCATTCCTGCAGTTCTTTATGGGATGCAACTTATATTGAGTCTTGTGTAACATGAACTCAGAAATGATGTTCATTCATGTTACACTATGATTGTGTAACAATTCTGGTTTATAAGCAGTATACCCTGCCTCTGTAGTCCGTACATTAATGCAGAGTTGTGATCATCACATTTATCTCAACACAGatacaacatttttttgtgtttaatttctCAGCCTGAGTTCCATTACACCGAAACTCCTCACAAAAATAGAAACATCTATTTTTATCCCGTGCATTATCATCACTATCTTTACCTTTAGTGTCACTGTCTCCACAGTCATAACTCGCCTTTGTGCGCTAACCTTTGGCCCACTCCTCTAAAACAGCATGTACAGTGATGCAATGAAACCAGTGAGGAAACAGAAACTGACAGCCACGCTTCACGCTTTGTACTTAAGAAAGTAAACACCCATTACTCTGATGGTGCCTCCATCATGAAGATCACTCAGTCACACTGCAGCGTCGCCTTCAATTATGGCCAATAAATCTCCTGCTACGGATACAGTAGTTATgcgagaggagaagaaagggagAGTTAGCCTGCAGGCTGGACTGTAGTAAATGGACAATGAGCCATCACGTTAGATATGTATCCTAACCTCTGTGATCCTGCTGTGCCGACTGGAGACAACGCTTTCCACTTGAGTGGGTAAAACATCACGATAAGAGATACTGACTGACTCTTTGAGGTCACTGCTGCACAGCAACTCCTACAGAGGAAACGTGCATTATAAATTATATCATGAAGACTTAAGccacctccaccactgtgtggttgtgtgtgtagaAGAACCAACAGCTGTACTATGATTACTATCACTTTTTCCTGTAGAGTCAATAAAGCAGCAAAGTTCTGCTATTAGCAGTAAAATCTGCACtaaacagttaaataaaaaaaaaaacacttcaaattTGTGTCAAATTGCTTAAATTGCACCATAGAATCCttttaattttgtatttttattatgtCCATAAAGGGCCACTGGACTTGTTAGAGGTCCTTctagatgttttgctgctcttcTTATCAGTGTTTTGGTGGGGAACACAGGTTTGTGTGGGGTTGAAGCCTCCATGGGTGGATCTCTGTGAAGCTCACAGTACTATATGTTGCTGTTAGTGTCCCAGAACTTATCTGAGTGTGTTACTTTAACTGCTTGTCTTTGCTCCAGTTTGTCTAATCTGATTGGCTAATGACTCTGGTGGTGAAACTGTGTCATTATTTTCATGGGACAGGTGTAAATTGGGCTGAAATTTCCTGGGGAGGGACATTATTGTATGTGGCAGATTGTCAATGTCTGAGGCTGACGGGAGAGTTTTTCTAGCTTCATATAGATGCTCTCCTTGACTcttctttcaaaccatctgtgctctgtgtgttttctgagggCACAGATGGTTCCTTTGAGTAAGTGTACCGTATTTTTCCTGTCAGCATCGGCAGGAGAAAGAATATGGCTGGTAAGAAAACACAGAATATGTTTTCAGCTGGCAAAGCCAAGAGGTCATAAGGAGCTGCAAACCTGAATGGCACTTTCAGACTTCAGATGGAGAatggtctgtttttttaaaaaaaaaaatcagtattcATACTGATGGCATTGATGTTAATACTAAACTCcttaaaacaatgaaaaaccCTTTGTAAACCATTGATTTATCCAATATTTCATTAAATAATGATGAATGTTCTGACACGGCTCTTCATCTTTTGTTTTAGCTCTGCTATATGCCACCATCTTTGGAAACGTCACCACCATCTTCCAGCAGATGTACACCAACACAAACCGCTACCACGAAATGCTCAACAATGTGCGTGACTTCCTGAAGCTTTACCAGGTTCCC
Encoded here:
- the LOC114428995 gene encoding sphingosine-1-phosphate phosphatase 1-like, with the translated sequence MANSFLKTFVDTCKYLQDPCHVARFQQFCGVKGTFTDRSTKQESRESEPDCSGLRKRAQQMGEGSDFSVRNGAARDAAVPQVNGMQDDGTVGPDDASEAAAAAARAKPLRRNSLTGDVGQEFLIHNKFLFYLFTFGTELGNEMFFIIFFPFVFWNIDALVSRSLIVVWAWNLFVGQSTKDMVRWSRPASPPVVKVEVFYNSEYSMPSTHAMTGTAIPFCLFMLTYGRWQYPFLFGFSVALSWSLLVCVSRVYMGMHSVLEVITGFLYSLLVLAFFQPILDKIDNYYMTDHYAPLVIILSHVGFGLVAFSLDSWSTSRGDTAQGLGTGAGAALATHVNYQLGLLQDPPLSSLPLTIPPVSTGMVIRSLLRFVIGVAVLLVTRMVMKAVTIPFLCRLFGLPSDDVRQARQHMKVELPYRYIVYSVVGFVCVCFVPLLFRIVNLA
- the LOC114429067 gene encoding potassium voltage-gated channel subfamily H member 5-like; protein product: MHGGKRGLVAPQNTFLENIVRRSSETSFLLGNAQIVEWPVVYSNDGFCKLSGYHRAEVMHRSSTCNFMYGDLTDKKTIDNIRKTFNNYDSNFYEVLLYTKNRKPIWLYMQVAPIRNENDKVVLFLCTFRDITLFKQPIEDESTRGWTKFARLTRALTNNRNLVQQLAPLNKTEVTHKPSRLAEALQLGSDILPQYKQEAPKTPPHIILHYCTFKTTWDWVILILTFYTAIMVPYNVSFKTKQNNLAWLVLDSVVDVIFLIDIVLNFHTTFVGPAGEVISDARLIRMNYLKTWFVIDLLSCLPYDIINAFENVDEDVLSHVSSMGHLRDSSNFHRNTTRNTTEDSVLPGISSLFSSLKVIRLLRLGRVARKLDHYLEYGAAVLVLLVCVFGLVAHWLACIWYSIGDYEVIDEATNTIKTDSWLYQLAMSIGTPYRYNTSGTGQWEGGPNKDTLYISSLYFTMTSLTTIGFGNIAPTTDGEKIFSVAMMMVGSLLYATIFGNVTTIFQQMYTNTNRYHEMLNNVRDFLKLYQVPKGLSERVMDFIVSTWAMSKGIDTDKVLSICPKDMRADICVHLNRQVFNDHQAFRLASDGCLRSLAVEFQTTHCAPGDLIFHIGESLDMLCFVVSGSLEVIQDDEVIAILGKGDVFGDAFWKESTLARSCANVRALTYCDLHVIRREALMRVLEFYTAFANSFSRNLILTVNLRKRIIFRKIADVKREQERQRSEVALSIPEDHPVRKLFQRFRQQRDTQTSGDTYIDNNCIQVEAQHHHHHHHHRHSDSNSYTRGLVVSSQQQQEYSSTVHIKAPCSGGGSPDNMAEPPQAEQSCTQKVVESRLSAKSLKAAARNGAGGEGAAGGGSSKRGARGWAKFRNATSAPEPAARPAVEQEKQTQKAEQQIQEAEEGGETGSTEGGNSAGEETSAMHKTDSCDSGITKSDLRIDRAGDSRSSFERSPMEKSPMEKNPFEHSLGVYSEISLKHSFVQPASEQGLLQTTLHEAKLELKGDIQILSGRLSLLESHVSEILRLLSIKRRLSLPPTSSPKARVKIQDTSRPVTPKKDEGPF